In Vibrio sp. 10N, the following proteins share a genomic window:
- a CDS encoding asparagine synthase-related protein: MAHYLITIPKTTSQTITVSNTANDNDVNSATVWELGCKTVICWGDPACSSSDADIIADVSLERIQSYWGRSWIVIDNELRSVQGCTDRLGLFPIWLGEHEHNTSLYTSRQALSTHTQHQEKNPSAQRTLVAFGQLFDEQTLWEDVRCLNGQTKIILDPQHNQVESRQDSPILGNDVTRFDDALEAFVEAVREAFNNDSDPIVSLSGGLDSRLILSAATALGKKPTTLTYGSPLSSDHQIAKALAECAELRLITGNESATPTDPSTIQRVADLGNGEVPLHHAHSILDSSLLSQTSGRMLLTGTGAEVARAFYYDRGFPGFSVFGQGILGHASLMDRAKRYIREEYSKSATPFFNYAPQYREPMLNDLKQIIERHAQHFDTAARFLDNFYLQNRVVRFVACGQQMLDSHYLRSHPFLNKDALYQIAHLPVRYKLASRFHRKAIQALSPKLANIRWDKTDQPLSQGLPLSYRYPALTSRLGMENWGKNNTPMYNYSELAKHLSRATLERSLRQMNCLNSIKDDQSWQRVQQHLPTLGFSAVWSQAMPLNAIQSITGA, encoded by the coding sequence ATGGCACATTATCTCATTACAATTCCTAAAACGACGAGCCAGACAATCACGGTTAGCAACACCGCCAATGATAACGACGTAAACAGTGCGACGGTGTGGGAACTGGGATGCAAAACCGTCATTTGTTGGGGTGACCCGGCCTGTAGCTCAAGCGATGCGGACATTATCGCTGATGTGAGCTTAGAGCGTATTCAATCCTATTGGGGCCGCAGTTGGATTGTAATAGATAATGAACTTCGAAGTGTACAAGGTTGCACGGATCGCCTGGGTTTGTTTCCCATTTGGCTTGGCGAGCATGAACACAATACGTCGCTATATACCAGTCGCCAAGCGCTCAGCACCCATACCCAACACCAAGAAAAAAACCCCAGCGCCCAACGTACTTTGGTGGCTTTTGGTCAGTTATTCGATGAGCAGACACTATGGGAAGACGTACGTTGCCTGAATGGACAAACAAAAATAATACTCGACCCACAACACAATCAGGTCGAATCGCGTCAAGACTCCCCTATTCTCGGCAATGACGTCACCCGCTTTGATGATGCGCTGGAAGCCTTTGTTGAAGCCGTTCGAGAAGCATTTAACAATGATAGCGACCCAATAGTGTCACTTAGTGGCGGCCTCGACTCTCGACTCATTCTCTCCGCTGCAACCGCTCTAGGTAAGAAACCCACTACGCTAACATATGGCTCACCTCTTTCTAGTGACCACCAAATTGCTAAAGCACTTGCCGAGTGTGCGGAACTACGTTTGATCACCGGCAACGAATCCGCCACACCAACCGATCCGAGCACCATTCAGCGCGTGGCAGATTTAGGCAATGGAGAAGTCCCCTTGCACCACGCTCACTCTATACTTGACTCATCACTGCTGTCACAAACTTCAGGGCGCATGCTTCTTACTGGTACTGGCGCCGAAGTTGCTCGAGCGTTCTATTATGATCGTGGATTTCCAGGGTTTAGCGTATTTGGTCAAGGCATTCTCGGTCATGCATCGCTAATGGATCGCGCTAAGCGCTATATCCGCGAAGAGTATTCAAAATCAGCAACGCCGTTCTTTAATTATGCGCCGCAATATAGAGAACCAATGCTCAACGACCTCAAACAGATCATTGAGCGTCACGCTCAGCATTTCGACACAGCCGCGCGCTTTTTGGACAATTTCTATCTACAAAACCGAGTGGTTAGATTCGTAGCCTGTGGCCAACAAATGTTGGACTCACACTATCTTCGCAGCCACCCATTTCTAAATAAAGATGCACTTTATCAAATTGCCCATTTACCAGTGCGCTACAAACTGGCGAGTCGTTTCCACAGAAAAGCAATTCAAGCTTTATCGCCAAAACTGGCCAACATTCGCTGGGATAAAACGGATCAGCCCCTTAGCCAAGGCTTACCCCTAAGCTACCGTTACCCAGCTTTGACCAGCCGATTAGGTATGGAGAATTGGGGCAAAAACAACACCCCTATGTACAACTACAGTGAGCTGGCAAAACACTTATCCAGAGCTACGCTGGAGCGCAGCTTACGCCAAATGAACTGTCTCAACAGCATCAAAGACGATCAATCTTGGCAGCGAGTTCAGCAACACTTACCAACACTAGGTTTTAGCGCAGTATGGTCACAGGCGATGCCCCTCAACGCAATTCAATCCATCACCGGCGCATAG
- a CDS encoding YgiQ family radical SAM protein: protein MHNDITPIHEHKKYWAECFGVAPFLPTSRKEMDALGWDSCDIIIVTGDAYVDHPSFGMAIIGRLLEAQGFRVGIIAQPEWSNKNDFMKLGKPNLFFGITAGNMDSMINRYTADKKLRHDDAYTPNNEGGKRPDRATLVYSQRCREAYKETPIVLGGIEASLRRIAHYDYWSDKVRRSVLFDAKADILLFGNAERALVEVAHRLADGESVANMTNIRGTAVNLAAEPEQYTIIDSSRIEKPGKAFVPQNPYKVESNCDTNKSETEAEAKPINIRPSRHDAASTAVRLPPFEKLNNDRILYAHASRVMHLETNPYSGRALIQRHGNRELWVNQAPIPLTTEEMDYVFGLPYARVPHPKYGKAKIPAYDMIKTSVNIMRGCFGGCSFCSITEHEGRIIQNRSQESIISELEEIRDKVPGFTGTISDLGGPTANMYRLGCSDPKAEANCRRPSCVFPGICNKLNTDHKHTIDLYRAARKVDGVKKVMIASGVRYDLAIESPEYVRELVTHHVGGYLKIAPEHTEKGPLDLMMKPGMGTYDRFKEMFEKYSAEAGKKQYLIPYFISAHPGTEDEDMLNLALWLKKNNFECDQVQNFYPSPMCNATSMYYSETNPLKRVKYKKREDLPVAKGERQRRLHKALLRYHDPDNWPMIREALISMGKQYLIGDKPSCLVPAEDIDSRTPAQRRKSGRHGANRFATKHTKGQPDIRTDGQRRKKPGQRPTGGSQGGQGANKQGNGGKPHANKPNGQQRPGGKPSGKANGKGAPKRRARA, encoded by the coding sequence ATGCACAACGACATTACCCCAATCCACGAGCACAAGAAATACTGGGCGGAATGCTTTGGTGTTGCTCCTTTTTTGCCCACCAGCAGAAAAGAGATGGACGCCCTTGGATGGGATAGCTGTGACATCATCATTGTCACGGGGGATGCGTATGTGGATCACCCTAGTTTTGGCATGGCAATCATAGGTCGTCTGCTAGAAGCACAAGGGTTTCGCGTCGGTATTATTGCTCAGCCTGAGTGGAGCAACAAAAACGACTTCATGAAACTGGGTAAGCCGAACCTGTTCTTTGGCATTACCGCCGGTAACATGGATTCGATGATCAACCGCTACACGGCAGACAAAAAACTGCGTCACGATGATGCCTATACCCCAAACAATGAAGGTGGTAAGCGCCCTGATCGTGCAACGCTTGTCTATTCACAGCGCTGTCGAGAAGCCTACAAAGAAACCCCTATCGTTCTAGGTGGTATCGAAGCCAGCCTGCGCCGTATTGCTCACTACGATTATTGGTCAGATAAAGTTCGCCGCTCAGTTCTATTTGATGCCAAAGCAGACATCCTACTGTTTGGTAACGCCGAGCGTGCACTCGTAGAGGTCGCACACCGTCTGGCTGATGGTGAAAGCGTCGCTAACATGACCAATATTCGTGGCACAGCCGTTAACTTAGCGGCAGAGCCAGAGCAATACACCATCATTGACTCATCGCGTATTGAGAAACCAGGTAAGGCATTCGTGCCACAAAACCCATATAAGGTGGAATCAAACTGCGACACCAACAAGTCAGAGACTGAAGCTGAAGCGAAGCCGATTAACATTCGCCCATCTCGTCATGATGCTGCCTCGACGGCTGTGCGCTTGCCACCATTCGAGAAGCTCAACAATGACCGTATTCTTTACGCTCATGCCAGCCGCGTGATGCACCTTGAGACCAACCCATACTCGGGCCGCGCACTGATTCAGCGTCATGGTAACCGTGAGCTTTGGGTAAACCAGGCACCGATCCCGCTCACCACAGAAGAGATGGATTACGTGTTTGGCCTGCCATACGCGCGTGTACCTCATCCTAAATATGGTAAAGCCAAGATCCCTGCCTACGACATGATCAAAACCTCGGTTAATATCATGCGCGGCTGCTTTGGTGGTTGTTCATTCTGCTCGATCACGGAACACGAAGGACGAATTATTCAAAACCGCTCCCAAGAGTCCATCATTAGTGAGCTGGAAGAGATCCGCGACAAAGTACCGGGCTTTACAGGCACCATCTCTGATTTGGGTGGTCCAACAGCTAACATGTATCGCTTAGGCTGCTCGGATCCAAAAGCAGAAGCGAACTGCCGACGTCCTTCTTGCGTGTTCCCTGGCATCTGTAACAAACTCAACACAGACCACAAACACACCATTGATCTGTATCGTGCCGCGCGTAAAGTCGACGGTGTGAAAAAAGTGATGATCGCTTCTGGTGTGCGCTATGACCTAGCGATTGAGTCCCCTGAATACGTACGTGAGCTCGTCACTCATCACGTGGGTGGCTACCTTAAAATTGCTCCAGAGCACACTGAAAAGGGGCCGCTGGATCTGATGATGAAGCCGGGTATGGGCACCTATGACCGCTTCAAAGAAATGTTTGAAAAATACAGCGCTGAAGCAGGTAAGAAGCAATATCTGATCCCGTATTTCATTTCTGCTCACCCAGGAACAGAAGATGAAGACATGCTGAACTTGGCATTGTGGCTGAAAAAGAACAACTTCGAGTGTGACCAAGTTCAGAACTTCTATCCATCTCCAATGTGTAATGCCACTTCGATGTATTACTCAGAAACGAACCCGCTTAAGCGCGTCAAATATAAAAAGCGCGAAGACTTACCCGTTGCAAAAGGGGAACGTCAGCGCCGCTTGCATAAAGCTTTGCTACGCTATCATGATCCAGATAACTGGCCAATGATCCGCGAAGCCCTAATCAGTATGGGCAAACAGTACCTAATTGGTGACAAGCCAAGCTGCTTAGTTCCTGCTGAAGACATAGACTCTCGCACGCCAGCACAGCGCCGAAAATCCGGCCGTCACGGTGCGAATCGATTTGCCACCAAACACACTAAAGGACAGCCGGATATTCGCACTGACGGTCAGCGCCGTAAAAAGCCAGGCCAGCGTCCGACAGGCGGTAGTCAAGGCGGCCAAGGTGCTAACAAGCAAGGCAACGGTGGTAAACCACACGCGAATAAGCCAAATGGCCAACAAAGGCCGGGCGGTAAGCCTAGTGGAAAAGCCAACGGCAAAGGTGCTCCAAAGCGACGTGCACGCGCTTAA
- a CDS encoding DUF4250 domain-containing protein, whose translation MDLSNVSGFDSIILLGIVNEKLRLECDSFDELVSMYEMDVEGVVGKLDMLGYQYDPLTNQFKSYER comes from the coding sequence ATGGATCTAAGTAATGTCAGCGGCTTTGATAGTATTATTTTGCTTGGTATCGTAAACGAAAAATTGCGTTTAGAGTGTGACTCGTTTGATGAGTTGGTGAGCATGTATGAAATGGACGTCGAAGGCGTCGTGGGTAAGTTGGATATGCTTGGCTACCAGTACGACCCTCTTACCAATCAGTTTAAGTCGTACGAACGCTGA
- a CDS encoding YchJ family metal-binding protein has protein sequence MKPCYCGSDHSYETCCQPIHQDVTLATRPEQLMRARYSAHLTKNVDFVVATYHPSCHAENERDAIADSINSDWLKLEVLSSESGSHENEGYVSFRAFLKDNGFEYCLAERSRFLFEQGQWFYVDGEIDDSIPPKPLTAESVKVGRNDPCPCGSGKKHKKCCG, from the coding sequence ATGAAACCATGCTATTGCGGCAGTGATCATAGCTATGAAACATGCTGCCAACCCATTCACCAAGACGTGACGTTAGCAACACGTCCCGAGCAGCTAATGCGCGCTCGTTACAGCGCTCACTTAACTAAAAACGTGGACTTTGTGGTGGCGACCTACCATCCAAGTTGTCACGCCGAAAACGAGCGCGATGCCATTGCGGATTCTATTAACAGCGACTGGCTCAAGCTCGAAGTGTTGAGCAGCGAAAGTGGCAGCCATGAAAACGAGGGCTACGTAAGCTTTCGAGCTTTCCTTAAGGACAACGGCTTTGAATATTGTCTGGCGGAGCGTTCACGCTTTCTGTTTGAACAAGGGCAATGGTTTTACGTCGATGGTGAAATCGATGACAGTATTCCACCTAAGCCGCTTACCGCCGAGTCAGTAAAAGTTGGCCGTAATGATCCCTGTCCTTGTGGCAGCGGTAAAAAACACAAAAAGTGCTGTGGCTAG
- a CDS encoding EAL and HDOD domain-containing protein, whose protein sequence is MKYSYIARQPILDSEQKTVGYELLFRDGPNNTFPDIDPELATNRLLSEHFLATHYSTIGDKLGFVNFPYQSLVNLVPTLFPKENLVIEILESCEPTAELLSAIKKMSQAGYTIALDDFVPRKEWLPFLPYTSIIKIDIRQYSLTKAKALIERLRPHNITFLAEKVETYDEFELAKQVGFDQFQGYFFSRPQLIRRKQIKPSFLTVVQLCKEIANQDINYDELERLISLDVTLSYKLLTFVNASYLIRSEIKSFKQALVYLGEERLRKFISLVAITSTQDDKPDSLYSLSIQRARFCELLLSDMNTNLDEGLGFLTGMFSLLDSLFDQPLEELVEKMPIDHMVKSALVTKQGTLGNILSLVKAYESADWTSVIAYRDKLEISDEKLAKYYDAAIKWTEDLLAIESEYHAHI, encoded by the coding sequence TTGAAATACTCGTACATCGCTAGACAACCGATATTGGATAGCGAACAAAAAACTGTTGGCTATGAGCTGCTATTTCGGGATGGGCCTAACAACACCTTTCCAGATATCGACCCAGAACTGGCAACCAACCGACTGCTGTCTGAGCATTTTCTTGCAACACATTACAGTACGATAGGCGATAAACTAGGCTTTGTTAACTTTCCTTACCAAAGCTTGGTGAACTTGGTTCCGACGCTGTTTCCAAAAGAAAACTTAGTCATCGAGATCTTAGAAAGTTGCGAGCCAACCGCTGAATTACTCTCTGCTATCAAAAAAATGTCGCAAGCGGGTTACACCATCGCTTTGGATGACTTTGTGCCACGCAAAGAATGGCTCCCCTTCTTGCCTTACACATCGATCATCAAAATTGATATTCGCCAGTACTCCCTAACCAAGGCGAAGGCGCTGATCGAAAGACTAAGACCACACAACATTACTTTCTTAGCCGAGAAGGTTGAAACTTATGATGAGTTCGAGCTTGCCAAGCAAGTTGGTTTTGATCAGTTTCAAGGTTACTTCTTTAGCCGCCCACAATTGATCCGCCGTAAGCAAATCAAGCCGTCTTTTTTGACTGTGGTCCAACTGTGTAAAGAGATTGCCAACCAAGACATCAATTACGACGAACTGGAGCGACTGATCTCTCTCGACGTCACTTTGTCCTATAAACTGCTTACGTTTGTGAACGCCTCTTACCTGATCCGCTCAGAGATCAAATCGTTCAAACAAGCTTTGGTATATCTGGGTGAAGAGCGATTACGCAAATTCATCTCACTCGTGGCCATTACCTCAACTCAGGATGACAAGCCAGACAGTCTCTATAGCTTATCGATTCAACGAGCTCGTTTTTGTGAATTGCTGTTAAGTGACATGAATACCAATCTTGATGAAGGCCTTGGCTTCCTGACCGGTATGTTCTCACTACTTGACTCCTTGTTTGACCAGCCTCTGGAAGAGCTGGTCGAGAAAATGCCGATAGACCATATGGTGAAATCAGCACTCGTCACAAAGCAAGGGACACTTGGCAACATACTTTCATTAGTCAAAGCCTACGAAAGTGCGGATTGGACCTCAGTTATCGCCTATCGTGATAAGCTGGAAATCAGTGACGAGAAGCTCGCTAAGTACTATGATGCCGCGATTAAGTGGACTGAAGACCTACTGGCCATCGAGTCTGAATATCACGCTCACATTTGA